GCGGATCTGGATCCCCGATCTGCTGCCCGCCTCGGCGGGCGAGCCGGCGGAAGGCCTGGCCTACCGCGCCGCGCACGGCGGCGAGGTGCGCATGTCGGCCGATCGCCGCTTCGTGGCCGTCCTCGACGGCACGCTGGCCGGCCACACCAACACGCTCACCGTCTACGAGCGCAAGAGCGGCAAGAAGATTCCGGTTCCCAGCTCCGGCGCGGACCAGTGCTGGAAGCGCGTCGGCTGGTCGCCTGACGGGCGGCTCCTGGCGATCGAGGGCCTGCGCAAGGCTGACGAGGAGGGCGGTACCTTCTTCGCGTTCGATCCCTTCACCGGCGAGAAGGACGTGCTCCTCACCCCCAAGCAGGCCGCCGAGGATCTGCGCCACGAGGGCCACAGCGCCGAGATCGTGGAGATCG
This Candidatus Tanganyikabacteria bacterium DNA region includes the following protein-coding sequences:
- a CDS encoding LysM peptidoglycan-binding domain-containing protein; the encoded protein is MSTAMLRQTAQPRAVRLAVSPAGPSPNERPGRGPAFAYTVRPGDTLYALARACGVPMAELMRRNPALHGSALRVGERIWIPDLLPASAGEPAEGLAYRAAHGGEVRMSADRRFVAVLDGTLAGHTNTLTVYERKSGKKIPVPSSGADQCWKRVGWSPDGRLLAIEGLRKADEEGGTFFAFDPFTGEKDVLLTPKQAAEDLRHEGHSAEIVEIVSFRPIKDRLTYRLSLRDDRTDSPLYTDWAMARDGSERRRS